The Osmia lignaria lignaria isolate PbOS001 chromosome 14, iyOsmLign1, whole genome shotgun sequence genome has a window encoding:
- the IntS1 gene encoding integrator complex subunit 1 isoform X2 — MDRSKAGIGRGAKSKIAQHPPDLFALGSKSSRSESSDVKRPGVIHSKPSGSSSTSGNDRKKEAPSGSLQSFQYIPQKKPKLATHVSHQRPPFSSAEAWELVAIDSDPADFVPMVLEANDNDEGDKVIGIICGAIKTLKNQKWKPDTLVYMGLLYLAKIRPSIFSNDCILHALSSLLKRDQAHNYKAKGNPLVPVLAANLLMKGFCDKKNWPDIFVKLYIEDALGERVWVDHEECKGFVDNILTGFNTRHPPKSILQPELSVLTPRDCHSPSTIDDEDTGSSSVQFSGEKEKIEFPVTPRYGHCIENIELIVLEAVKEQLNRRQPESITKNFLKLLSSACGFVEIRNIAVPRLEMWLHNPKLMRPAQELLSYICYNCTSHTQRDVEVISQLVKMRLKTKAVINLYLNGVKELIGLHPENLSTILKHTIYNELSNARNPNNMPMLGVMFQTLPEQAAKLLAEIFQDLLMNREDYLRPLRALLREIVRVCRHDINLLIFARTLMTERQDIAQQLLNFEFKERVFISIADLLCLCMLLAISPQVKEAAALAQRGDKKDIALLHQFQNMVATIQFEAVLWLQNSAPQTYSIGKNELLHALHKILLLESPEQYYKLDNWPPESDRVFYLRLISDVPLLQNTLLKLLLLGYSKENGITHSETLDLVDQLIRRAAVNSTESFPTLQADKLNIIELIFNLCIYQPPGTINIPSNYVPPTLAISNLYWKGWIMLLILAAHNPSTIGAVAWKRYPILRTLMEMCITNHFSYPPPTMALPEIIEQERSKELQVEAIEKQEILEYESHLAAASTRIQISEQNSLLLSQLMTMEPTGIARRPPPAVLEQIQSLNVSHRLGHLLCRSRKPDFLLDIIQRQQQSSSQSMPWLADLVQNSEGSLSQLPVQCLCEFLLSTSAQTVEKQPRQQQLLAHLQMLLTDPEQDRQHAYEVLEYFLRRLSSQQTGSRLQAITGLKMVLGSIPTEEEPMDIDGENEKEVWLIRKLPSIPHFLSVRSLVSTALRGACQVENNPDLVHAYISYLAAHTTEDDLPELTDLANEISQLVVERSTIIAAILPQPEIDNSQAKQTLHAFMAIICNYLEKARSPRAEEYTWSESQDQILVQWSTGEECTMHILVVHAMIILLTYNSEDDELFDVLLETWFPLNSEPPKAFLVDTSEEALLIPDWLKLRMIRSNVPRLIDAALKDLEPQQLVLFIQSFGIPVPSMTKLLHTLDAGVQIDPSSVGEAVLDKTYMAQLVEVQHRRGATGGLVFVQVLQLLEPQLPDENAVTVGHLQEPLPLSVMVQKQSVIQCSVKTDVPHLINRLFIENIPMNQKVDAYRRLHKTLAKDLQKSAKESGAVVLAIQHIYSVLSSMQVKQFLASLVHMPQFSCTLMRIILLPLKKSSTSKQVVELTRNMCLNLIQLIGDIKAPVLSILRDFANVQLTKTPKSMELTMLMQNRDPGSILESTDPVNLEAVGRKLLDICLKQQKTDVLVEAMARLLVNDSNEGILKPRTGLLIDWLASVEPELIGTCPTLQMKLLFGKTKIQMKVDNNIVSSHSFRPYLLTLLTHRASWATLYKCIGHLLDKCDEGYDPTAVLDFLWALTCNPKLWQGRDKFTPKHYVPENILLLHEKQLLTLVAYLVAEAVIICNCQNRNAAVARMDSRLDLLLHCVSTDDHLVSSVVKYLAERMMNDSDIDSDMAHQFLLHMYMKIPKVICYLDTFQTKKFVGGAKITKWTGSVLDCMSHSLLTALAATPRQKSWNSKSQDFELCARKMAAVHPILVLRQLPMLASSLMGRSYLDFSQFRSGHHLNLFVQIMGLLELLQPHLFNEEHQTALEDTLENYFQCFQNYGPVKDLIPLLNRFITLLQGYISYDPQRALKYLQKHAQVLQHTIQI; from the exons ATGGATCGCAGCAAGGCAGGAATTGGTAGGGGTGCAAAAAGTAAAATTGCTCAGCATCCTCCTGATTTATTTGCACTTGGATCCAAAAGTTCACGTAGTGAGAGCTCAGATGTTAAAAGGCCAGGAGTTATTCATTCTAAACCAAGTGGTAGTTCTTCAACTTctg gAAATGATAGAAAAAAGGAAGCACCATCGGGATCACTTCAGAGTTTTCAGTATATTCCACAAAAGAAGCCTAAACTTGCAACACATGTTTCCCATCAACGACCACCATTTTCAAGTGCAGAAGCTTGGGAATTAGTAGCCATAGATAGCGATCCAGCAGACTTTGTTCCAATGGTTCTGGAAGCTAATGATAATGATGAAGGTGATAAAGTGATTGGAATTATCTGTGGTGCCATTAAAACGCTTAAAAATCAAAAGTGGAAACCTGATACATTGGTTTACATGGGACTATTATATTTAGCAAAAATTCGTCCttctattttttcaaatgattgtATACTACATGCACTATCATCACTACTAAAGAGGGATCAAGCACATAATTACAAAGCTAAAGGAAACCCATTGGTCCCTGTACTTGCAGCTAATCTGTTAATGAAAGGATTTtgtgataaaaaaaattggCCAGATATTTTTGTAAAG CTGTACATTGAGGATGCTTTAGGTGAAAGGGTATGGGTTGATCATGAAGAATGCAAAGGTTTTGTGGATAATATTTTAACAGGTTTTAACACACGGCATCCGCCAAAAAGCATCTTACAACCAGAACTATCTGTCTTAACACCACGCGACTGTCATAGTCCATCGACGATTGACGACGAAGACACTGGATCATCATCTGTACAATTTtctggagagaaagagaaaatagAATTTCCTGTAACTCCCAGATATGGTCATTGTATAGAGAACATAGAATTAATTGTTCTTGAAGCTGTGAAAGAGCAGTTGAACAGGCGGCAACCAGAGTCAATTACtaagaattttttaaagttACTTTCTTCAGCTTGTGGTTTCGTAGAAATCAGAAATATTGCTGTTCCAAGATTAGAAATGTGGTTACATAATCCGAAATTGATGAGACCAGCTCAAGAATTATTGAGTTATATTTGTTATAATTGTACTTCTCATACTCAGAGGGACGTTGAAGTTATTAGTCAATTAGTGAAAATGAGATTAAAGACCAAagctgtaattaatttatatctaAACGGTGTAAAAGAATTAATTGGTTTACACCCAGAGAACTTATCCACTATCTTGAAGCATACAATTTATAATGAATTATCGAATGCACGAAATCCGAATAATATGCCAATGTTGGGTGTGATGTTTCAAACATTACCCGAACAAGCGGCCAAATTACTTGCGGAAATATTTCAAGACTTGTTGATGAATCGAGAAGACTATCTGAGACCTCTGCGCGCTTTGCTCCGAGAAATCGTACGTGTCTGTCGACACGATATTAATTTACTTATCTTTGCGCGTACGTTAATGACCGAAAGACAAGATATAGCACAACAGTTgcttaattttgaatttaaagaACGAGTCTTCATTTCAATCGCCGATTTATTGTGCTTGTGTATGTTACTGGCTATCAGTCCTCAAGTCAAAGAAGCCGCGGCATTAGCACAAAGAGGCGACAAAAAGGACATTGCTTTGTTACATCAATTTCAGAACATGGTAGCAACAATACAATTCGAAGCTGTATTATGGTTGCAGAATTCAGCACCTCAAACGTATTCTATTGGAAAAAATGAACTCCTTCATGCTttgcataaaattttattgcttgAATCTCCAGAACAGTACTATAAGTTGGACAATTGGCCTCCTGAATCTGATAGAGTATTTTATCTTCGTTTAATCTCTGATGTTCCTCTATTACAGAATACATTGTTGAAACTGTTGCTACTTGGATATTCAAAA GAAAATGGTATCACGCATTCGGAAACTTTAGATTTGGTAGATCAATTAATACGACGAGCAGCAGTTAATTCGACAGAAAGTTTTCCGACATTACAAGcggataaattaaatataattgaattaattttcaatctttgTATTTATCAACCTCCAGGAACTATAAACATACCATCAAA TTATGTTCCACCAACTTTAGCAATATCGAATTTGTATTGGAAAGGATGGATAATGTTATTGATATTAGCTGCTCACAATCCATCTACTATTGGTGCTGTTGCATGGAAACGATATCCCATTCTACGAACGCTTATGGAAATGTGTATTACTAA TCACTTCTCGTATCCTCCACCAACGATGGCTTTACCAGAAATCATAGAACAAGAACGTTCGAAAGAATTGCAAGTTGAAGCTATTGAAAAGCAGGAAATATTGGAATATGAATCACACTTAGCCGCTGCATCAACGAGAATACAAATATCGGAACAGAATAGCTTGTTATTGTCACAACTGATGACGATGGAACCAACTGGCATTGCTAGGAGACCACCTCCAGCGGTATTGGAACAAATACAATCTTTAAATGTGTCCCACAGGTTGGGACACTTATTGTGTCGGTCTCGCAAGCCAGATTTCTTGTTAGATATAATACAAAGGCAACAACAAAGTTCTTCGCAAAGTATGCCTTGGTTAGCAGATCTTGTGCAAAACAGTGAAGGATCTCTTAGTCAATTACCTGTACAATGCCTCTGCGAATTTTTATTATCAACCAGTGCTCAAACCGTGGAGAAACAACCAAGACAACAGCAGTTACTGGCTCATCTTCAGATGTTGTTGACCGACCCGGAACAAGACCGACAACATGCTTATGAGGTTTTAGAATATTTCTTAAGAAGATTGAGTAGCCAACAAACTGGTAGTCGTCTTCAAGCGATTACAGGCCTAAAAATGGTTCTTGGGTCTATACCTACCGAAGAAGAGCCTATGGACATAGACGgggaaaatgaaaa GGAGGTCTGGCTTATTCGAAAGTTACCGTCTATACCTCACTTTTTATCAGTACGATCTTTGGTTTCCACGGCGCTTCGTGGAGCTTGTCAAGTTGAAAACAATCCTGATCTTGTACACGCTTATATATCCTATCTTGCTGCGCATACTACAGAAGATGACTTACCCGAGTTGACCGATTTAGCGAACGAAATATCTCAATTAGTGGTTGAACGAAGCACAATAATAGCAGCTATTTTACCACAGCCAGAAATTGACAACTCCCAAGCTAaacaaactttacacgctttcATGGCAATTATTTGCAATTACCTAGAAAAAGCTAGATCTCCGAGAGCGGAAGAGTACACGTGGTCTGAGAGCCAGGATCAAATATTGGTGCAATGGAGTACAGGAGAAGAATGTACAATGCATATTCTAGTTGTTCACGCAATGATAATTCTCTTAACTTACAATTCCGAGGACGATGAACTGTTCGACGTTCTATTAGAAACGTGGTTTCCATTAAATTCAGAACCACCTAAAGCTTTTCTTGTCGACACTAGCGAAGAAGCATTGCTCATACCGGACTGGTTGAAGTTAAGAATGATTAGGAGTAATGTGCCACGTTTAATAGATGCAGCTCTCAAGGACTTGGAACCACAACAGTTGgttctttttattcaaagtttcgGTATTCCTGTACCCTCGATGACTAAATTACTTCATACTTTAGATGCTGGCGTGCAAATCGATCCGAGTTCAGTTGGTGAGGCGGTATTAGATAAAACTTACATGGCACAATTAGTTGAAGTTCAACATAGAAGAGGAGCCACGGGTGGGCTTGTTTTTGTACAAGTTTTACAATTATTGGAGCCACAGTTACCCGATGAAAATGCAGTGACTGTTGGACATTTACAAGAACCACTGCCTCTTAGCGTTATGGTTCAAAAACAGTCTGTCATACAATGTTCTGTTAAGACAGACGTGCCGCATTTGATCAACAGATTATTTATCGAAAATATACCTATGAATCAAAAAGTAGACGCGTATCGTCGATTGCACAAAACCTTAGCGAAAGATTTACAAAAATCTGCAAAAGAAAGCGGAGCTGTTGTCTTGGCGATACAACACATATACAGTGTATTAAGTTCAATGCAAGTTAAACAGTTTTTAGCTTCACTTGTTCATATGCCACAGTTTTCTTGTACATTAATGCGGATAATATTGTTACCTTTAAAAAAATCATCTACTTCAAAACAAGTGGTCGAATTGACACGAAATATGTGTTTGAATTTAATACAACTGATCGGAGATATAAAAGCACCAGTTTTATCCATTTTAAGAGACTTCGCAAATGTTCAATTAACTAAGACACCAAAAAGCATGGAATTAACAATGTTGATGCAAAATCGAGATCCTGGCTCTATCTTAGAAAGTACAGATCCTGTAAATTTAGAAGCGGTTGGAAGGAAGTTATTAGATATTTGCTTGAAACAACAGAAAACTGATGTTCTTGTTGAAGCAATGGCAAGATTATTAGTAAACGATAGCAACGAGGGTATTTTAAAACCACGGACAGGTTTATTAATTGATTGGTTAGCATCTGTAGAACCGGAATTAATTGGTACATGCCCAACTCTTCAAATGAAGCTTCTGTTTGGAAAAACGAAAATACAAATGAAAGTTGATAACAACATTGTAAGCTCACATTCGTTTAGACCTTATTTATTAACTTTATTAACACACAGAGCTAGTTGGGCAACTTTGTACAAATGTATCGGACATTTATTAGATAAATGTGATGAGGG gTATGATCCTACGGCTGTTTTAGATTTTCTATGGGCGTTAACTTGTAATCCAAAACTTTGGCAAGGCAGAGACAAGTTTACGCCAAAGCATTATGTGcctgaaaatattttacttttacaCGAGAAACAGTTATTGACATTGGTGGCATATTTAGTGGCAGAAGCTGTTATCATATGCAATTGTCAAAATAGGAACGCCGCAGTTGCTCGAATGGATTCTCGTCTTGATTTATTGTTACATTGCGTTTCCACTGATGATCATTTAGTATCTAGTGTTGTAAAATACTTGGCTGAACGTATGATGAATGATTCAGA CATAGATTCTGATATGGCACACCAGTTTTTATTACATATGTACATGAAGATACCAAAAGTGATATGTTACTTGGACACTTTTCAAACTAAAAAGTTTGTCGGAGGAGCAAAGATTACAAAATGGACTGGTTCTGTTTTGGATTGCATGAGCCATTCATTGTTGACAGCTTTAGCAGCAACACCAAGACAAAAGTCCTGGAATTCGAAATCCCAGGATTTCGAATTGTGTGCTCGAAAAATGGCTGCTGTGCACCCTATTTTAGTGTTGCGACAACTTCCAATGTTAGCATCATCGTTAATGGGAAGAAGTTATTTGGATTTTAGCCAGTTTAGATCAGGCCATCATTTAAATCTTTTTGTACAAATAATGGGACTGTTAGAACTGTTACAACCACATTTGTTTAACGAAGAACATCAAACTGCTTTGGAAGACACACTTGagaattattttcaatgttttcaA aattaCGGACCGGTAAAGGATCTCATACCTTTATTAAATCGGTTTATTACACTACTGCAGGGATACATCTCTTATGATCCACAACGAGCATTGAAATATTTGCAGAAACACGCTCAGGTTCTTCA GCACACTATCCAAATTTAG